The genomic region CGTTGTTTATTCTCTGCTGTTTTACATTCAGAACAATTATTAGAACTCAATCATTATCTTAATAGTTATCGTACTTTGGTTGTGAACAGCCCTTAATCATGGTTgagtactgaccgggcacagcagGAGGAACGGTACGCCTCAGAGCTGTGACGGTGGCCATTGCAATCTCCTGAGGGGTGTTTTTCTGGGAACACGCGTGTCCTGCAGTCACCATGTTGGGTTTGAGCAGAGTGCCCTCCAAGTAGACGTGGTGGTCAGACAGGGCCTTGTACACAGCAGCCAGGACCTTCTCAGTCACATACTGGCACCTCTTCAGGTCGTGGTCACCATCGGGCAGAATCTCAGGCTCCACGATTGGAACGATGCCATGCTGAGGAGAAATGTGGGATAACGTCAGAGTTCAAAGCATAcagtagtgtttctcaaccacattcctgaaggaccaccagctctgcgcATTTCCCATgtctcaaacacacctgattcagatcatcagctcattaacacAAACTGAAAGACATGTAATGGGAGTGACTGACAaaaaagacatccaaaacatgcagtgttggtggtcctccaggaatgtggttgagtaACACTGCATTAGAGTAGGGCTAAGCAAAAAGTTTAttcatcattttaaatgcaatcaattaaattaaacagtGGTTGATTTGATGTTGATTCTCAAAAGCTGTTAAGCAAGTTTTCTTTTTCAATATTCTACATTTCATATTCTGAATGCTAAAATCAAATGTATGTATTAGCAATAGAAATATGGATTCTGTATTAATGTATTCAAGTGTACTGGACTTAATTTCTTTAACTTAATTCGCCAATCCATGACAAATTATGTTTTCtgttcattataaaatgaaaaGTCGTTTGTATTAAATGGTGAAAGTAGAATCTCAAAGTCTAactaaatctatctatctatctatctatctatctatctatctatcagcaaAAACACTTTGCTTTGCACCATTCACTGTCATTACTAAGATGGCTAAAGaaagtatattattttatataactccAATTATATTACCAAAGAAAAACTACAGCTGGGATGGCTTGAAGGCAAGTGAATTAtggaatcatttttatttttagctgaataaTTCCTTTAATTTCTGataaaatagtaacatttatttCTTGATCATTAAGAAAGTTAATAAGATCAGTATTTATTAGAAATGGAAATAATTAGTAATGTTTTTAGCATCACTTTTGTTCATATTAAGTTATCCTTACTGAATACTAATAACCTAAatacaaatgtgtgtgaatatattacaaatttattccgttgatctttatttctatagtgctttttacaatgtagattcagACTATATCAAAGCAGCAATCTTATGTTTATGTGGAAAAAAGATaactatattttaatcattttcagaTATCTGGGTTTTTTGTTGTGCCTTGACGAGTACAACTACAAaagaacatgaaaataaaatcatgtttttacatcAAGTATTGAAGAATACAgtatagggttgtcacgatactggaattcaataccaatcggtactgaaataaaaaaaaaacgtccatttctcaCGAACATTTAAGCGATGtggagcacattcttaaacagcgctgatttgccaatgtgttcacgtgctcaacagaaaatactgtgattggctgtgaagtcGGTTTACTGCATGTAACCACAGGTACAGGGACACCGGAGCATTTCAAtgtcgctcgtatgtcagcttttacatgagaaaaaaaaaacagctgatcgTCATGACTTTGATATGCACCAGTGTCCCTGTGTGTgcttacactcagtaaacagcggtgagagcagtgaactgatgaccttcacggccaatcacagtcttttctgttgagcacgcgAACACAATTGCAAATCAACGCCGTTTAAGAACTTGCTCCACATTGCTTAAATGTTCATggaaaatggacgttttttttttgttttttacaatttcagtaccgattggtagcGAATTCCAGTATCACGACAACCCtagtacagtaaaaaaaaaaaaaaaaaaaaaaacttcgatCTTCCGTTTTTGCAATTGagctctttatatatatatatatatatatatatatatatatatatatatatatatatatatatatatatatatatatatatatatatatatagcagtctGTGTCTCACCATCTGGCAGATGCTGGCGTAGCGTGCGAGCACATTGGCGTTCTCGATAATGGCCAGTCTGGAAGGGGTTGTGGGAGTGATCTTCAGCACACACCTCCACTTAGCAAAGTCTGCCCCGTCCTTCTTATACTGAGCACAACGCTCGTACAGGCCATCCAAACCTGCAAACAGACACAAATGACTATTTAATGAGTCACAAGCACAAGTAAATGACTGCACCTATTCAATATCGGCCAAAGTCCACCGAGCATTACAGCTCATATCCAGCATTACAGTGGATATGAAAAGTTATAAATAACGATGTGTCATATTACTACCCAATAATTGATTTCacaaatacagttaaaatcaaaGTTATTAGCacttctgtaattttttttaaatatcccccAAATGagtcctataatatttttatcttctggaaaagtcttatttgattttattttggctagaataaaagcagtttttaatttttaaaaaaacattaagggtcaatattattagccctcttaagtaATATttcttttcgattgtctacagaacaagccactattatacaatgattgcctaattaccctaacttgcctagttaacttaattatgactttaaattgcgctttaagctgaatcctagtatactgaaaaaatatctagtattaTATTATGCATTGTTACATGGCAAAGAtgaattcaactgtatttgtGAGAGTTTCACCTTGTGTGGTGGTCTCTCCATTGGTGCCAGCCAGGGGAACCACACCCTTGTCCACTTTGATGCCAACTACCATGCCCCTCTCCTTAAGGTAGTCAGAGAACACTTTGCCATCATCAGTCTTCTGGTAGAGGGTCTCGTGGAAGAGGATTACGCCACCGATGCAGGGCTTGACGCGGTCATCTGCCGTGAACAGAAGCTGGCGATACAACCTCCGGTTCTCCTCTGTGTTCTCGGCATTGATGCTCTGGAACCGCTTGGCCACGCTACCTGCACACGACCAGAGACACAAAGACCTTTATAACACAAGCTAATAAAATACCAATAAAGtttttttcttcatatatttAAATCACTTTCCATAATCATTGGACTTCTATTATCGTATTAACTGATTGCACCATCCTGTACATATTTTGAGAATCATGCGCAAGATTACCACACTGTATCAGAGATGACTCAATGCTGCTCACTTAAGAAACTTcatctttttaattaattaaacttatttAACGTTACAGCCATGAAATCACAAATGTTATGTATTACATAAGCTTGTCGCTTAGAAATGAAGTCAAACTCACAGTTGCATAACCAATCAAATCATGCCCCATGTAACTTCATGAAATGTCTTTATTGATGTGACCTAAAAATGGAACTTAACATGACGGGCTGCTCATGTTTCAACACTACTTTGTTTTTAAGATGactttaattacaaatgtaagTTCAGTTCAATTATGTGATTTTCACGGTGTCATTACCACTAGATGTAAAGATTTATCAGTTTTGCAAGTCAGTTATCAGACACAAAAACATGCTCTGTGTTGAGATATACATGTCTATAGACTACAAAATAAAGTCtcatgttgcatgggtatatttctagccaaaaatacattgtatgggtcaaaattatagatttttttttctaatacgccaaatttcattataatattaagtaaatttcatatttaggcctgtcatgatatctatttttgtgGTACGATTTATATTAACAAAATTTATTGTGATAAATGATATTAtcgtcattttaagaccattttgacaCTATAATTGTATCATAATGCAAgtgcactcttccaaagaacacattttattcttaagaacaTTATTGTTAACAgatatataattagtcattttcaCAATTCAAATATTAGGtactggaatcagaatgtgaaaacagatattctaaacaaataaataataataataataatcataataataataataaaattaacaaaaatgtcaaaggtaaaaaaaaaactagaaaaaagcaacagatctattttcagtcatcaggcacccacatgaaaatgttgaccttattcttcaatgaggAAGTGCGctggtttttgtgtttgtttc from Danio aesculapii chromosome 3, fDanAes4.1, whole genome shotgun sequence harbors:
- the aldoaa gene encoding aldolase a, fructose-bisphosphate, a gives rise to the protein MPHAYPFLSTEQKKELSDIAQRIVAPGKGILAADESTGSVAKRFQSINAENTEENRRLYRQLLFTADDRVKPCIGGVILFHETLYQKTDDGKVFSDYLKERGMVVGIKVDKGVVPLAGTNGETTTQGLDGLYERCAQYKKDGADFAKWRCVLKITPTTPSRLAIIENANVLARYASICQMHGIVPIVEPEILPDGDHDLKRCQYVTEKVLAAVYKALSDHHVYLEGTLLKPNMVTAGHACSQKNTPQEIAMATVTALRRTVPPAVPGVTFLSGGQSEEEATLNLNAMNQCPLHRPWALTFSYGRALQASALKAWGGKKENGKACQEEFIKRALNNSQACVGKYVSSGDKGAAAGESLFVANHAY